In one Sphingomonas sp. S1-29 genomic region, the following are encoded:
- a CDS encoding META domain-containing protein — protein MPRIQLAAAIAAILSLTACATADRAPLMDDVASAAALQSGEWKVETVAGSDVSADSNATLLFAADGKLSGNASCNRLIANYVTEGGMLAISDVGTTRMTCSAALMEQERRLVELLAGVSGYQIDAAGTLTLTSQSGAVVVARR, from the coding sequence GTGCCTCGCATCCAGCTTGCTGCGGCTATCGCGGCGATTTTATCGCTAACTGCTTGTGCAACGGCGGATCGAGCGCCGCTTATGGATGACGTAGCGTCCGCGGCTGCTTTGCAGTCCGGCGAATGGAAAGTCGAAACGGTTGCGGGTAGCGATGTAAGTGCCGATTCAAATGCCACGCTGCTGTTTGCTGCCGACGGAAAGCTTTCGGGAAACGCAAGCTGTAATCGGCTGATCGCAAACTACGTAACCGAGGGAGGAATGCTTGCGATTAGCGATGTTGGTACGACAAGAATGACCTGCTCTGCCGCTCTGATGGAGCAAGAGCGTAGGCTTGTTGAGCTTTTAGCCGGGGTATCTGGCTATCAAATAGACGCCGCCGGCACGCTAACCCTTACTTCACAATCGGGTGCCGTAGTCGTTGCCAGGCGCTAA